The Aspergillus nidulans FGSC A4 chromosome VIII genome contains the following window.
CACGACCTAGCAAGAGCATGCCCCAAGTCTGCGCGGCAGCACCCAGAACGCTGCCGACAAGCATCAGGAATGTCGCTAATTGTAGAGTGACGTGTCGTCCAAAGACATCAGAGAGTTGGCCGAATGATGGGATTAGGGCAGTGGATGTGAGCGTGAAAGCCGTGACGATCCAATTAAGCTCGGAAAGTTCGTCTGTTTTGAGAAAAATCAGATGCATTAGCACTTCATTATGTATTTCATCCACAAGGGACGTACTAAAATGCGACGCGATAAACGGAACAGCGGTCGCAACAATAGTCAGGTCGATAGTGGCTAAAAAGTATGGCATGAATAATGCGCACACAAGCTTCAGTCGGTAGACCCGGCGTCtcctcttctcagcttcgacTTCATGCGAAATGCTCTTTTCATAAAGCGCGGATGTGTTGGGTGGGGTAAGACTGTTGCTGTCATGCTGATCATCGAATGGACGAAGAGGGATACTATGGGACTGGCGCTTGGCCGCCCTTGATTTCTTGATATGTTTATAGAGGAGATAAAATACCATGGTGATCTGATGGTGTGCGAGTCGCTGAGGAAGACATTGCCAACGGGGCCTGTCACGCATTATATAACTTTTGCGTCTCTGGCGACCTAGTCTTTCTTGAGAATACAATTCGTAAACCCCGATATCTCGACATCAAGATTGAGGCTGAGGGTACGAGGCCACTGAAAGCCAAAATGCACAAGCAATGACCCACAAACAAGCAAGCGAAATTATTGGCTGGAATCCGCCACGCCAGATGCTAGCTTACGAATTGACTGCTTCATTGGGTTTAGATTAGTGCTTGTTACGATTCAGCCCCGAGGCCCATTCTCTGGGGCTGCGCATGCTATTCCCAGTTCAGTATGCGATTCGACGCGCTAGCTTAGGGATACGACGTGCTTTTTTGGTTAGTTGGGATGTCACTAACGGGCTACAGCGAAAGACTCAATGATGACAGGGGCATATACGATATACTTGCCAATCTGCCTTGGGTTCCCTCTGCGCGTAGTTATGGCATAGAAATTCAGATGGTGTGGCCTGCCTTTGCCGCAGAAAAGGATCCACGCTATCTTCATGTATACGCCATTGATTAGTCTGCTCTAAACCATAAAAGAACAACCTCTATAATCTCAAATTGATACTTCATATTTCGAGCTGTTACAAGTGCATATAAGACCACAGTTACCTAGAAAATATCAAGCATGACATCTCTTCTATATCTTTAGCCTCATGGCCTTTCGAAATGCCGGCTCAAGAGGCGTCCACATCAGCGTAGACATTAGAAAACTCGTCATCGGTATACCATCAGAATCCGAGTCACCTTCTTCCAGGAACTATGACTCGCGATAGTCCTGGCTAGATACAGTCAACAACTGGACTATCTTTGCGAGTGGATAAAATGGCATTCAGTGAGTCCGCACGTTTGAGCCAGAGAATGGTAAGTAGTATTCGAGGTCGGTTTTATGCGCCTATTCACAGGATTCCAAGGTTGCATGGTTCTGGTACAGTCGAGAAGAACTAACAACCTGGAGCCTTTCGGTTTCTGTCCAGTGAGGAACTTGACAAGTTCAGATCTGAAACAACATCTTGTCTGGAGACAAAGAGTATGGCAGCGACTAGCGGCTCGAGTATGGAATTAAAGACAATGAAACTAATTAAATATCCCACAGAACAACAGAAGCCTCAATTTGTCCCAGTCAAATGGTCTCTAGATAGTAATGTGGTAAGTGCTATTACGAAGAAATGCTTCAAGAACAGGCTGGCCACCTCATAGTTCGTTCTGTTCCATACACCACGAACGCCAACAGACCACCCATTAACCTACACGAGCACACAGCAGGTTGCCTGCATCAAGATACAAAGAGCAATTCAACTTCTTAACCATGTCTTCACCACCCTCCCAGGTCAAAACATTCCATTCCCGATCCCTCAGAACTCGTTCTCGCCTTCAGCTACTGTCATAAGATTCTGGGAGCCTATCGGTCATTTGACAAGGGAAATATGCTCAATATACAAATGCCGCATGACACTCATGTCTGTCTGTCTGCCGTGGCACAGCCTGTGCGTTTTCCTTCGCGTGGCTAACGAATGGAAGAGTGTAGTTGCTCATTGAGCCCACGAAAATGAGAACAATAAACGGCGGCACAGCCCTTTTTACAGTATTCCTAGGTGAGGGATCAGACGAACACTTTGCAGGCTACTTTCAACTTCAATCCGAATTTCTACTTGAACTCGATGAATCTTGGCTTCCGGACGACTACACTCCTCAGGCACACGAGCTCGCCATCCAACAAATACCAACGAAGCACATGGTAGGAAACAAATGGGCCGTGCCGCCTACTCTTGCTTCGACAACGAAGACATGAACAATACCTCCATCGCTGGACCTTTCGCCAACTCTCTGCCACTCTTCTACGTGTCTTGGgcgacggagaaggaaagcTCAACACCAGTGATGCGCAAACCGTGTTTGTCGACTCGTTAGACGGCAAGACACGCCAGAATATGACGGGGTCCTGGCATCCGCTGCATACGTCCGAGTATGTCTGGACGAAAGTCGCATTCCCAAACTCCCTTCTCCGATGTTTAGACGATAACGTCGACATGGCGTACCGAATTGAATCCCGCCCTGCGTTCCTCGACCACCACCTTACAGAGTACGCAAACTCCCACCCGCCAGCCCTTAAATTGAAATACGACTACACGACAGGGAAATTCAGAGAGAAGCATATTCTCCGCGAGGCTGTCAAGCCCTTCGTCACCGAGGAAGTCTATAACCGGACAAAATAACCGTATCTGGGGCCAGTGTGATATTCGGTCGAGGGCGCGATGcacaagaagctgaaggagttgGTGACGAAGGAGAACGTCGAGATGCTGGGGTTTTTGGATTGGGAGAAGACTAGCGAGCTGGTCAACAAGGCGATTGAAGGCGGTGATCTGCTGGCATTTAGGGCTGCAATCACCATTGCCCATTATATTGTTTTGGGCAGGAGGTTCGGGGTTAAGACTGCCGTTCTGCCTACCATAGCCCATTAGTACTCGGCTTAGAATGTCTGCTCTTTCCGATTATCAAATTGAAGATGTGGATGATAACTTCGACGTAGGAAAATGCGAGCATTGAGTAGACGCATGGGACAATCTCCCGGCTGACTGGGGACCCGGGCAAAGCACTATACGCATCCACTATCTACTCTGTAGACGCTCTAAGCAGACTCCGGTGCTTTCCAGAAGAGAGGTGATATCGGCGTGTGCATTCAAGATGAAAATTGAGTACGGATATGGCCTGGAGGTCCGTCCCCCCCTTAGCTAATACGGAGCTGGGCCTCCGAACGTACCATAAATAAGCCTCTATATGAAACGCCCATAGCCACAAACAAGCACCTGGAGAAACCCCACCGCGGATTCCGCCATCAGCCATACACAGACTGGATCTGACTCAAGCTCATCTGGACCCACCGGGACGGTAGACAGAGACCCCCTGAAACGGGCCACTTCCCAGCCCTCATACTCGATATCTCCGTCTTGTGTTTCAGCTTGTTTCAACCTCGACAGGACTCCTGAACCTCTAGTAATAAGTGTTCTGCCTGGCGTGGCTTCGTATAAAAACCGCCGATCCTTCTCCCTCCCACTCGACTGTCAAACTCGAATAACCACCAGTCTACCATACGTGAGCTTTCACCACACAACCGGCCAAGTAACACGCCCTCCAGCCAACACTGTCACAATGCGTTGCACCATCCCATCTGCAAGCCCACGCACCAACTCCAGTGCAGCTCTCGcactcctctccctccttgcATGCGCAACCGCGCAATCAACCGTAGGGTTCGGACCTGCCTTCTCCCTCGGTCCGACTCAGTCATGGATCCGTGAGGCAAATACCACCCTTGTTCTCCCCAAGACGCCTGGTCTCAAAGATCGTCTTGCGCTCTGGCCTGGGATGGGCACAAGCGGCGGCGATCTGATTCAGGCGTTGGCAGTTTCGTTCTCAGACCCCAATGCGTACGTTGGTTTCTTCCCCTTGCATGACAGTCCACACTAATAACAACGAATGCAGGAACTGCGGTGCCAGTGAAGGGCAGTGGTGTACCTGGGCCAGTACGCTGCAGGGTATGTTGGTACATATTCATacctttttctcccttgATAATTCCACTTTTACTGGCCACAAACATACAACCGCTAATTCATATCAGGCGAACAACTCGGCGGAACCGATGTCCCTGCCAACGAGGGCGACAAGCTCACCATGCACTATGTTTACAACGACAGTACGGGCGAGTACGACCAAACCGTCTACATCAACGGGGAGTCTGTGTCTACATTATCGACAAGTACGTTACCACAACTATAACCATAGTGCTAGAGATACTGACATCGACAGGCTCCGGACAAGCTCAGGGCTGGGGCACGGCCGTCGAATGTCAGGACGACGCGTGTGAGAGCACCACTGTTGCGGCGCATCGTAAGCTCTTGTTCCCTTCCCCATCCTTCATGCGCAATACTAATTCTGCAGAATACCTCGACACGACAATCATCCTTGACTCAGAAGACACCACCTTCAAGGACACCCTTGTTCTAACCGAGGCCGACTCTACCGAGTTCAGTTCAAGCGACGGTGGCAAGACCTGGACTGTGGAGACAATCAATATCCATGAGCATACCTACAACCTGTAACCTGGAGCAGTAATAGTTTATTGCTAAGCTGTACATATGCACATTTGTATTCTATCGTCATAGAAACGAGAACTAAGCGTGCTGGCGCGTTTGCAGATGTTTGTGTTTGAGTTGGTGTAGAGCGCTCATTGTAAATGTAAATAGAAAGCTATACTCGTGACACCACCGCCATCTCGGCCGAATTAGGAGATATTGTATCCAATTCTGGCGAGCTTGTGGAGAGTCTCGTTAAGGAAGAGATTGAAGTCAGGTTTCGCACGGTCTATACACAAAATAGCTAGTGAATGCGGTACTAGTCGCTAGCACTGTAGCCGTAGACCCATAAAGTATAAAATTAGGGCTGGCGGGTGGCGCAACTCAAAAAGTAATGCATCAGTAGCCGTAGCGGAGACTGCTCTCTCCTGGGAGTGCCGCGCAGAGCTGAGAGTCTAAAGTAAATGGCGTGGGCGCTGGACAGGTTAAAAAGGAGCAGCTAGAATTACGGCCACTCACTGTGTGCTCAAGGTAAAAACGGTATATAGCCCAAACTAATAGAAGACAGGGTACGGCATACATGCGAGAGCTGACCGCATCATTCCCATCGCGAACACCGAATGCGTCCAAACGTCGAACTAGAGCGAGAGTAAAGTCAACTTTAAATGGGAAAACAAACTCTGCTCCGCGTGGCTTCTTGGTATTTTCTACTAGAACATCTGAAGAACGACCTCAGCCAAGTACGACGGAGTTCCTCATCACCGTCCTACTGACCGAACAGACCCGAGTGTTTTACGGTGACCATGAGTGTCAAAGAGCAACTTTTATGCAGCTGACCGCGCCGAGGAAAGCAGTCTCATCGAACAAAGAACTACGGCGCGGGCCGGAGGATTGGTAATTTTCTGGTGAGGTATACATGCATGGATCAACCATGATGATGCCTTTTTTGGGCTGGGACAAACGCAAGATGTCTGTGATGCGCGCTGCGCTCACTTGCGGTGGCTGGAACCCCGAAAGCGAGGTGGGCGGTGCTAGGGATAAGTGGCCACTTTCGAAGTAAATATAGGAAGGAGCGACTGGCACATCTCTCGCTTTACTTCATTAAACCGTTCAGTACTGTTTTGAGTCGTGGGATCAGATCGCCGTATCCTTACTCGCTCATGCGGTGCATCCTGCTTTTGTCAGTTCTTGCCGCGTACGCTGCTGCGCAAATCAAGATATGTCCGCTTGGGGGACCTATCTTTCCGGCTGCGCAGAGGCCAGGCGAAAGTGCGGCTATGAAGCAGGCTACTCACAACTTCACAGAGTCACTGCACGAAATCCTGTACCCTGCAAATGCCTCTTTGCCTACGGCCATAGACCAAGACCTGACCTCGTTCGCGGTTCAAGTTTACAGTGCGCGAGACTCAAAACCACTGCTTGAATATTACCACACAGCAACATCGGCGCGAAACAATATTCTTGGGGTTAACCGCATTGATGGAGATACTGTGTTTCGAATCGGCAGTTGTTCGAAGATATGGACagttctgctgcttctgatgGAAACTGGCGAGGCATTGCTCCATGAGCCGGTGCGGAAGTATTTCCCAGAGGTGGAACACGCTATCGAAGTGCTAGACAGTGGTCTGAACGAAATCGATCATGTCCACTGGGAAGATGTGACCATTGGAGATCTTGTCAGCCATACGGCCGGGTTGGAGAGATCATGTCAGTAGCAAAGTAGTGATTTGAGCCTGACATGTCAGCTGATGATTGTAACAGATGGTCTCGGTGATCACGCTGCGACTACTGCTCTTATGGAGCAACTCGGATTCCCATCCTTGCAGCAGAAGGAAGTCCTGGAGTGCGGTCATGAGCCATCGTGTGATAGAGAACGTAGGTAGGAGGTCTCCAGTAAAGACGGCTGTCCGTTCTAAGGCGGATCTAGAATTCTTCAGGGGGATGATGAGCAGACATCCAGTTGTGCCTGTCTCGTCAATGCCGATATACTCCAACGATGGGTTTGTGGTGCTGGGGTACCTACTCGAAATGTTGACGGGCCAGAGCTACGAAAAACTCCTTGAGGAGCGCTTAATCGAACGCCTCAATCTGACGCGGTCTTCATCCAACAAACCCACGAACGATCAGGGAATAATACCAGGGCTCCCAAACATAACCGTCTGGGATACTGACCTAGGTAACATAATTCCGTAGGTACTCCTCGAAGGGGTATTGACACAGACTCACGAAAATAGGACCGGAGGAATCTATTCCTCAACGAAGGACATGAGCGTTCTGGGCCGCGCCATCCTCAACAGCGAACTCCTATCCCCTACGCTAACTAGAAAATGGCTAAAACCAAGGGCTCACACTGCTGATCCGGCCTTCTCAGTCGGTGCCCCGTGGGAAATATTTACTCTGAGCGAGCCGCGAATGATCGACCTCTACACGAAATCTGGAGACCTCGGTAGCTACTCGTCAATGATGGGCCTCTCTCCTGAACACGATGTCGGGTTCACGGTCCTGGCCGCCGGACAGGGGACACACAACGCCGTATGGGCGCTAGGCGACCTTATTTCGACGACTGTAATCGCTGCTCTTGACGCGGCCGGCAAGGAGGAAGCACACCCCCGATTTGCGGGAACATATACCTCAGGGGACGACGCCTTAACGATCATAACCGACGATGGTCCCGGTCTAAAGGTTACAGAATGGCGAAGTAACGGGAAGGATCTGATGAAATCAATGAATATGTTGCAATGGGGAGGCCCGTACGAGGATATCGATGTCCGGCTGTATCCAACTGGACTGAGGAGCCCAGCTCAATGTGGACGGAGCTCTGAGAACTTGGTCTCGTTCCGCAGTGTCGTTTCCCATCCAATCCCAGTTGGAGCAGGGCCTATGACAAGGACTTGCCTAACGTGGTTGACGGTTGACGGACAGGTTTACGGCTCGGTTGGGATAGACGAGTTTGTGTTTCACGTTGGTGAGAATGGCAAAGCCGTTCGAGTGTCGCCGCGGGGTTTACGGACATCTTTGGACAGGGTCAGGCAATGAGGTCGATACTATTAGAATCCTGATCGGCGCCGTCAAAATAGATATCATTATAACTCTCTACACTGAGAGAAAACTAAACGATAGTCCGGCATCAACTGCCATTATCTCTACATGACAAAAATGGAAAACAATCTGTTTGAACAGCTGATCCGATTTACGTACGAGAATGCATAGTAAAATAGAAATCAACTCAAGGATATCTCGCCTACATTAGGTCAGCGAAGCCAACGCCAGTGTGCATTCAGCACTTGCGATCAAGTAGGAAATGCTCAGGAGATGACTGATCCTTAATCGACCTCGAAATACAGTCTGCCTTCGAAGAGCTGGTGCGGTCGCTGAAGTAGAAGAGCTGGTTCTATTTTAAGATTTGTGGCTGCATAGGTTCGAAGTGGCGATCTACAATGCTAGTACTGGGCCCCGTAGACATGATCAATGCAGACTCGATAAACAAAGCTCAGAAAGCAAACAAGCAACTTGCACAAGCACCTCATGCAGTGGCTATCTCTTAGTTAACTGAGTAAACGTGCACGCTCACCCAATTGGCGTATCTACTTTGCCGTTGCTAGTAGGATACGTTGGCATCCACCCTCGTCACCCATATTATATAAGGGGAGTCTTCACAATAAGCTCGACGAATAACACACGGGTCAATTTGTCTCCGTATAAGGTTTCTCCATGACACAGGTATGCAGGAGTCATGCTGCGCTCTGGCTGGGGTCAATGTGAGCTGGTAAGACTTCTCCTGTCGAGAACATCGATATCGAGGTTTCCCTCTCGCCAAATATGTTCTATCCAGCCAATTGACGAGAAAGAACGTGGCCTGTAGTCACATGGCTTAGTTATTAGTCGGAGCATACTGCCCTCTGCAGGGGCTTAGCTCGGCGTAGTTGAGGATTTAGGCATCGTGGCTCAGAAATGACCATGGGTCTCTGACACTGCCTGCCCCCATACCGGCCAACCAACAAGGGTCAACATCCATGTTTTCCACATTTTCTGAGTCGGGGCATCAACGACCAGCCCAGCTGGTGCAGGCTAACTTATGCATCCCAGGAACCTTGTAGTAtctcaccttcttctcattcctCCCTTCATTCATCAATCCACTTCCATCTCTGGAGCTCTTTCCGTAAAACCAGCCAGCAGCCCTTACCTTTGCAGATTACCAGCCCACAATGCCGCTACTCAGGCCAATCTACTATACCATTGTCCTCCTCGGTGTCCTCGTCGACGCCTATACAGGCTGGTACGACTTCAACCCAGACTACGATTTAGACTCATCAGCCCAATCTTCTGTCCTTTCTTATATACATGATAAAATCCCCATTATCGTCTGAGATCCAAGAGTCCTCACTATCATTCTCGCAAGACCAAAAAAAGACTGTTTCATCCTCTTGGCACATCCCACGGCGTCAAATATGTCTGCTAGGCCGCCGACGCCAACCGACTGACCAGGTCGCGACGGGATCTGGTTGGTGACGCGGTGGCTAAATATTTTGATACACATACGACTGGGTAAATTGGTGCGTTTATAGAGGAACGGATTAGTTCACTAGGGTCAATGCCGAATCCTCGACCCTGGGAACCGGGACGGTGTGTCTGAAGCTTGACGATAAATGGGGCCCAGAGAACCGATGGGGCCTGCTGGAGGGATATCTAAACCGGGGCCGCAGGATCACTTTGACGAGGACGTTCATTGCGGGACGACGTTTATGTTGACTATCGTGCAGCCACAATTCACGTATGCGCCGGCAGtaaagcagcagaagggagGTGGAAACAAAAAGGCTGCGAACGGAAGACCGCGAGCTTTGAGGGCAAGtaagctgaagctgaagtcTGACTTCCTTTTCACCAACAAGCCAACTGCCGCACACATATTAGACTGGGACACCTAGTTAGAAGCTGGTCAATACAAATCATGTTCTGTCAATCGCTTACCCTCCTCCAGAGACTGCTTCTCCCCTAAaacacacacacacacacacacacgCACACAACGTGCGCGCGACTGTCCCTAGTGCGTCCACGCGTCATGTCATAGCGTCTCAATGGCGGTACTATTCTGCGGATTACAGGGATAGAATATTATAAGCATATACAAGGACAATCTAGGGATTTTGAGGACATCAGTCTGATTCAGTAAAAAGCTGTAAAGCGATCAGTACATCATAAAACAAATTCAATCATCAATCTTCAAACTCCTCCCCGTATATCCCGCCATGAGCTTTCCTCATATGGTCGTAGATACCATTTGCGACCTCCTTCCCACAGAAATAACACCAGTCGATGCCGCAGCCCTCCACCGGGCAAGTAATATGTCCACACCCGGATATCTTCTCTGTCATTGTCCCACACTTGGGACACGGCTTGATCTTGCTAATGCGGGTAGCGTCAGCATCTTCATCGGCATCGACGCTCTGCAGCTCCGCTAGACAGCTCTCGCACTGCCAGTCCTGAAGTTCTGGCGGCATGCCGCGGGCGCAGTCTCGAGCCATGAATTCCTGTGCAGTAGAACAGACCGAACACCATGCGTAGATCCACATTCCTTGATTCTCGATCGCCCGATTCAGGTCTTTAACCGCGTGGATCCCTCTACCATATTTAGTCAAGGTGGTTGGAACCGGGAGGCGCCGACAGAACGGGCATACAAGGGCAGCGGTGTTTATAATCGACCCTGATGCGTTGCCTCCATACCAGGACGCCATGCAGGTGGTGCAGATGCGCTGAAGACATCCACGGCGACCGCAAGCTGGGACCAGGGCGGACGGCCAGAATGACGAGAAACAGAGAGTGCAGTCCACCTTTTTCGCCTCCCCACTGGCAACAAGCTCCTTGAGGGTCGTTATTAGCTCATTGGTATTTAGAATTACTTTTCCTCGCTGTGTTAGCGGGACCTCGCGATGAGGAAATATTGTGATGCGGCTCATGAACTCATCGGTTCCCATCGTTGATACCGTGTGATACACTGACCGGTTGGTGAACGGAGATTCATCAGGCCTCTTCGAGTCTTTTGCCAGCCATGACGTGCCGTTCTCAATTGAAAGGGCTTTTGCCGATACTAATAACTCAATGGTTGTCTTCCGCCCAGACTCACACGCGGGACAGACGAACAACGA
Protein-coding sequences here:
- a CDS encoding uncharacterized protein (transcript_id=CADANIAT00001097); its protein translation is MAFKQQKPQFVPVKWSLDSNVETNGPCRLLLLRQRRHEQYLHRWTFRQLSATLLRVLGDGEGKLNTSDAQTVFVDSLDGKTRQNMTGSWHPLHTSEYVWTKVAFPNSLLRCLDDNVDMAYRIESRPAFLDHHLTEYANSHPPALKLKYDYTTGKFREKHILREAVKPFVTEEGAMHKKLKELVTKENVEMLGFLDWEKTSELVNKAIEGGDLLAFRAAITIAHYIVLGRRRSKQTPVLSRREVISACAFKMKIEYGYGLEPQTSTWRNPTADSAISHTQTGSDSSSSGPTGTVDRDPLKRATSQPSYSISPSCVSACFNLDRTPEPLVISVLPGVASYKNRRSFSLPLDCQTRITTSLPYVSFHHTTGQVTRPPANTVTMRCTIPSASPRTNSSAALALLSLLACATAQSTVGFGPAFSLGPTQSWIREANTTLVLPKTPGLKDRLALWPGMGTSGGDLIQALAVSFSDPNANCGASEGQWCTWASTLQGEQLGGTDVPANEGDKLTMHYVYNDSTGEYDQTVYINGESVSTLSTSSGQAQGWGTAVECQDDACESTTVAAHQYLDTTIILDSEDTTFKDTLVLTEADSTEFSSSDGGKTWTVETINIHEHTYNL
- a CDS encoding serine hydrolase domain-containing protein (transcript_id=CADANIAT00001098); the protein is MRELTASFPSRTPNASKRRTRARVKSTLNGKTNSAPRGFLVFSTRTSEERPQPSTTEFLITVLLTEQTRVFYGDHECQRATFMQLTAPRKAVSSNKELRRGPEDWKERLAHLSLYFIKPFSTVLSRGIRSPYPYSLMRCILLLSVLAAYAAAQIKICPLGGPIFPAAQRPGESAAMKQATHNFTESLHEILYPANASLPTAIDQDLTSFAVQVYSARDSKPLLEYYHTATSARNNILGVNRIDGDTVFRIGSCSKIWTVLLLLMETGEALLHEPVRKYFPEVEHAIEVLDSGLNEIDHVHWEDVTIGDLVSHTAGLERSYGLGDHAATTALMEQLGFPSLQQKEVLECGRRSPVKTAVRSKADLEFFRGMMSRHPVVPVSSMPIYSNDGFVVLGYLLEMLTGQSYEKLLEERLIERLNLTRSSSNKPTNDQGIIPGLPNITVWDTDLGNIIPTGGIYSSTKDMSVLGRAILNSELLSPTLTRKWLKPRAHTADPAFSVGAPWEIFTLSEPRMIDLYTKSGDLGSYSSMMGLSPEHDVGFTVLAAGQGTHNAVWALGDLISTTVIAALDAAGKEEAHPRFAGTYTSGDDALTIITDDGPGLKVTEWRSNGKDLMKSMNMLQWGGPYEDIDVRLYPTGLRSPAQCGRSSENLVSFRSVVSHPIPVGAGPMTRTCLTWLTVDGQVYGSVGIDEFVFHVGENGKAVRVSPRGLRTSLDRVRQ
- a CDS encoding uncharacterized protein (transcript_id=CADANIAT00001099) — encoded protein: MPLLRPIYYTIVLLGVLVDAYTGWVNAESSTLGTGTDHFDEDVHCGTTFMLTIVQPQFTYAPAVKQQKGGGNKKAANGRPRALRASKLKLKSDFLFTNKPTAAHILDWDT